GTCGCCTTCGATCTCGGCGCGCAGGGCAATCGCCTGCGCGATTACGCGCGGGGAATGCTCGCGCCCGCCGCCGCGTCGGCGCCCGAATTATACGACCTCCTGTCACGCTGCCGCAGCCGCCATGCAGCGGCCTGCGCGGGGGCGTGATCTCATGCTTGTCTATACCTCCATAACCAAGAACTACCTGCCGAAGGCGCGCGTGCTGTCGCGCTCGCTGAAGCGCCACAATCCCGGCTGGCGGCTGTGCGTTATTCTCTGCGATACCCCGCCCGAGAATTTCGATTTGCGTCGCGAGCCGTTCGACGATCTGCTGACGCTCGCGGAACTCGACATTCCCGACTGGAAGTCATGGGCCTTCGGCCATAACGTCGTTGAACTTTGCACGGCGGTGAAGGGCGTCGCCGCGCAAAGGCTCGCCGCGCGCGGCGGCGAGGATCGACTGATCTATCTCGATCCCGACATCATGGTTTTTTCCTCTTTGGCGCCGCTCGCTGAGTTGCTGGAGCGACATCAGATCCTGCTGACGCCGCATCTTCTCGAGCCGGAGACCGACGCCGGCGCCGTGATCGACAATGAAATCTGCACGCTGCGTCATGGCGTCTACAATCTGGGCTTCGTCGGCGTTCGCACGACCGGCGAGGGGCGACGATTCATCGATTGGTGGGCGGCGCGGCTGGCGGCCCATTGCGTCGCCGATCCGGCGAATGGTCTGTTCACGGATCAACGATGGGTCGATCTGGCGCCGGGTTTTTTCGATGGTGTTCACGTGCTGCGTGACAAGGGCTGCAATGTCGCGACGTGGAATTTGCACCATCGTGTCCTGGCGAAAAACGCCGCGGGCGTTCTGGAGGCTGGCGGCGAGACCCTGCGCTTTTATCATTTCACCGGCTTCGACAGCGGCGACGGGCGCGGCGTGCTGCTCAAATACGCCGCGGACCAGATCGAAGCGCACCTCCTTTGGGACAGCTACGCCAAAGAACTCCGGGCGAATGGTCACGGCGAGGCCGTGCTCAATCATTTTGCTTACGGATGCTTCGATAATGGCGTCCCGATCGACGCCGCGCTTCGGCGCGCCTATCGGATGCGCAGGGACTTGCAGGAGGCCTTCCCGGACCCGTTCAGGACCGGGAAATGGTCGCTGCAAAGCTGGTGGCGGGAGGAGCAACGCGGCGTCGGACTCGACGCCTCATGAGCGCTCGGGAAACATCAGCAGAGAACAAAGCGGGAGAAATGCAGGTGAGCGATCCAAAGCGGCTGAGCGTGCCGCCGGACTATCCCTATCAGAATGTCGTCGACATTGTGTCGCGCAGCGACGAGATGCTGGCGGGGGAGGATTACGCGCATTATCTCGATGTCGGCCTATCGGCGCTCGCCAATGTGGCTTTGGCGCTCAAGGGCCGCACATCGCCGGCGAGCATTCTCGACATGCCCTGCGGGCACGGGCGCGTGACCCGCGCGCTGAAGGCGGCGTTTCCCGACAGCGCGCTCTTTGTCAGCGATATCGACTCCGACAGCGTGGATTTCTGCGCCCGCACATTCGGCGCGCATGGCCTTGCCTCTCAGCCTGATTTCCGAACGCTCGACTTTGGCCGCCGGTTCGATCTCATCTGGGTGGGGTCGCTGATCACGCATCTGCCAGCGGATGTCATCAAGGACTTTTTTCGCTTTGTGTTACGCCATCTGACCGAGGGCGGCGTCGCCGTCGTGTCGATGCATGGCTCCTATGTGGCCGGCAGAATTGTCGCGTCTCTCCTGCAGGGCGGGGAGGCTTATGGCGTCGACAATGTAGCGGGCTGGCGAATGGTCGACGGCTTCTTCGCTTCGGGTTTCGGCTATGCGAATTATCCGACGACCGATCTGTCGGTTCAGCGCTATGGGGTCGCCCTGGCGACGGGCCGGTGGACGTGCAAGACGGTGCGCCGCTGCGGCGGCGAAATTGTCTTCTATCAGGAGCATGCCTGGGATCGTCACCATGACGTCCTCGCCTTTGCGCGCCCCTCCGGCGATCGTCAACAGTAAAGGTCAAGGTAATCGAAGAATTTGTAGGTTATCGCTTCGTTAAAGGGTGAACAGTATCTCTGACCTTCGCTGAAAAATGGGCGCGCTAGGGTCGGCGATGTTTAATCCGCTGGAGGACGAGAGAGTCCAACTTGGAGTCATTGGGCTCGCGTCGGTCGGGATCGTCGCTTTTCTTACTTCTCTCGCTTCGGAGCGACCGCCGGAGAAGGCGCCCGCGCTCGCCCCTGCGCCGGCGGATATTGTTGACGTCGGCCCAGCCGCCCCACAAGTTGAGCTTTCCACGGTCCCGAGCGTGATCGCTGATTCAACGCCGGTCGAGGCGGCGCCTGTGGTCGTGGAAGCCGCTGGCATTCGCGCGTCTTTCCCGGTTGACGCCGCGACGCCCGCGCGTGAGATGGGGGCGGTTGCTGCGGACGTCCAGAAACCCAGGCCGGTCGTTCAGCATCCGGCGCGACTCCTCGAGAAA
The DNA window shown above is from Methylocystis echinoides and carries:
- a CDS encoding class I SAM-dependent methyltransferase gives rise to the protein MSDPKRLSVPPDYPYQNVVDIVSRSDEMLAGEDYAHYLDVGLSALANVALALKGRTSPASILDMPCGHGRVTRALKAAFPDSALFVSDIDSDSVDFCARTFGAHGLASQPDFRTLDFGRRFDLIWVGSLITHLPADVIKDFFRFVLRHLTEGGVAVVSMHGSYVAGRIVASLLQGGEAYGVDNVAGWRMVDGFFASGFGYANYPTTDLSVQRYGVALATGRWTCKTVRRCGGEIVFYQEHAWDRHHDVLAFARPSGDRQQ